A part of Neovison vison isolate M4711 chromosome 8, ASM_NN_V1, whole genome shotgun sequence genomic DNA contains:
- the FITM2 gene encoding acyl-coenzyme A diphosphatase FITM2: MEHLECCARLLRGTLVHAAVRRYLPWALAACMLAGSLLKELSPLPESYLSNKRNVFNVYFVKLAWAWTFCLLLPFIALTNYHLTGKAGLVLRRLSTLLVGTAIWYVCTALFSNIEHYTGSCYQSPSLEGVRKEHQNKQQCHGGGGFWHGFDISGHSFLLTFCALMIVEEMAVLHEVKTDRSHCLHTAITSLVVALGCLTFIWVCMFLCTAVYFHNLSQKVFGTLFGLLSWYGTYGFWYLKAFSPGLPPQSSTLNLKRDSYKE, from the exons ATGGAGCATCTGGAGTGCTGCGCGAGGCTCCTCCGGGGAACGCTGGTGCACGCGGCCGTGCGGCGCTACTTGCCCTGGGCGCTGGCGGCCTGCATGCTGGCGGGCTCCCTCCTCAAGGAGCTCTCCCCGCTGCCCGAGAGCTACCTCAGCAACAAGCGCAACGTCTTCAACGT GTATTTTGTCAAACTGGCCTGGGCCTGGACCTTCTGTCTCCTCCTGCCTTTCATTGCCCTCACCAACTACCACCTGACAGGCAAGGCCGGCCTGGTCCTGCGGCGGCTGAGTACCCTGCTGGTGGGCACGGCCATCTGGTATGTCTGCACAGCCCTCTTCTCTAACATCGAACACTACACAGGCAGCTGCTACCAGTCGCCCTCCCTGGAGGGGGTCAGAAAGGAGCACCAGAATAAGCAGCAGTGCCATGGGGGAGGAGGCTTTTGGCATGGCTTTGACATCTCGGGCCACTCCTTCCTGCTGACCTTCTGCGCCCTTATGATTGTGGAGGAGATGGCCGTGCTGCACGAGGTGAAGACGGACCGGAGCCACTGCCTGCACACGGCCATCACCAGCCTGGTGGTGGCCCTGGGCTGCCTGACCTTCATCTGGGTGTGTATGTTTCTGTGCACAGCTGTTTACTTCCACAACTTGAGCCAGAAGGTGTTCGGCACCCTGTTTGGTCTGCTGAGCTGGTATGGGACCTATGGATTTTGGTATCTGAAGGCTTTTTCCCCAGGACTGCCTCCCCAGAGCTCTACTTTGAATTTGAAGCGAGACAGTTacaaggaataa